The segment CGTCGACTGCATAGGGAGGGACGGCGCCGTAGTACTCGAGATCCTCGGTGAAACCACAACTGATCGGCGAGGAGTGTCCGACGCCGCGGGTGTCCATTCCGATCAGGTCGTAGGTGTCGAGGACGCTCTTGGGCATTCCCAGCGACTCGAGGAACTTCGGTTGGTCCAGACCGGTTCCTCCCGGACCACCCGGGTTCAGGAGAAGCACTCCCCGTCGTGTATCAGGGTTCTCGGATGGCAATCGCGAGATCGTGATGTCGATCCGGGTGCCGTCCGGATTTTCGTAGTCGAGCGGTACCGGCACTGTGGCGCACTGCAATCGGGGTGGTCCGTCGTCCGGGTTCTCCACGCCCTCGGGACAGGCGTTCCACTGCAGCGGGGGTTCGAGCTGAGGCTGATCACTCGACTGCGTCGAGGACTGGGTGCATCCGGTCACGAGCACGCCCGCCATCGCGAGCGCGATGATCGTTGGACGAAACACTCTGAAGCTCAAGGCTTTCCTTCCGTAGGTGATGTCGCTTGCCCGCGCCGTCGAGAAGCCAGTGGTAGCGAAGGTGATGTTGTTCTCGGGGTTGACGAATCCGCGTCCTTCGTCGTCGAAGACGAGGTAGTCGACGTCGACGCCTCCTGACCGGAGTGTGTCGACGACGTTGTCGGATTCGGCCCGGGTGACGCGTGCGTCGTTGGCCCACTGGGCAATCAGCAAGGGTGCTTCGACGGCATCGAGCCGCGAGATCGGTGATGTCTTCGGCGTCTCGATCTACCGATATCGTCATCACGTCCTCCTCGCTCGATCCTTGGTCACGTCGGTTTGTCACAACTGTCAGAGTCGTCGCGATGAACGCCGGAAGATAGTGCACACGAACACCGATTGCAGTTACACCGTCACCGATCGGCCGAGACAAATGTCATGACTCCGCCACAACAGCGCTCGGACGCGTGCTCGAAATGGCCGGTAACAAGGTGACGACCGAAGTGCACACGACCGCCGGGCCCGGTGCCGCTATCGGTGCAGGGGGAACGGCGTGGCCTTAAAGAGGCCGTTTGGGTCGAGCCGTCGCTTCACCGCGAGGAGACGTTCCAGGTTGCCGTCGTAGGCCGCCGCGGCCCGTGCGGTCTCTTCGGGCGCCAACAGATTGACGTAGCCGGCCGGGAGGATGTGTGGTTGCAGATCATCCAGGACGGAGTCGGCCCAGCTTCTCTGCGCCTGGAGCCCTTCGGCGGACTCGGCGATACCGATGATCTCGACCATGTAGTGCTTGTCGCGGAGTGCGAACGGCGTGTCGTGCGCGGCCACCCGGGTGGCCGCTCCATGCAGGCGATGTAGCGAGATGGCTCCCGTGGAGGACGAATGCGCCGCAGTGGTCAGCGCGGCGGCCACGGCCGGGGAGATCGCCGCCACATCAGCTGTGCGGATGACGTAGTGCAGTCCGTTGGGGAATTGCCCGTCGAGAGCATGCAGCGCCTCCGACGGTGTCGTGACGTCGAAGCGGGTGGCAGGGGTGCCGAGCCCGGCGAGCCGGCCGAACCAGTGATCGGCCTCGCCGCCGAAGGTGCTCGCCCAGGTCAGGGACAGCGTGAGCGACGGCGACCCGTCGTCGCCTGCCATGATTGCCGACTGAACGGAGAGTTCGCCGGGGGCGGCATCCAGCACCGAGTCGAGCCGAGCGAGCGCCGCCTCCATCTGATCCGCCCCGAACATGACCGCACCCACGGCGACCTTCGGCAATGGGTGCAGGCGCACGGTGAGCTCGGTGATGACACCGAAGTTGCCGCCTCCGCCCCTGATGGCCCAGAGCAGGTCGGCATCCTGCTGCTGCGAGGCGGTCACGATCGATCCCTCGGCCGTCACGAGTTGCGCCTCGACGATGTTGTCCGCGCCCAATCCCACGATTCCACTGAGGGGCCCATAGCCGCCTCCGATTGCCCACCCGGTGTACCCCACGTCACTGTAGGTACCGGTAGCGGCGGCCAGTCCATGGGCACCGGCCGCATCCACGACATCGGCGAGACGGGCACCACCGCCCAGTCGCGCCAGCCGGCGGTCGACGTCGATCCGCACCTCACGCATGGCCGACAGGTCGACAGTCAGTCCACCGGCCGCGAGCGCCCGGCCGGCCCAGTCGTGCCCCCCGCTCTTCACCGAGACGGGCATGTTGCTCTGCGCCGCAATCCTCAGGGCCTCCTGCACGTGCTCCGCTCGGGTCGCTCTGACGAGAACACGGGGACGGGCGGTGACGGATCCGTTCCAGATTTCAGTCGACCCGTCGTAGGCCGGGTCCTCTGGCGTGAGTACGGCGAAGCCGGTGGCGTCTCGGGCGAATTTTTCGAGATTCGGTTCGCGTGCGGTATCCACAGTGGTCCTTTCCTCGGAATATGACCGCTCCGGCCGGAACGGTCATCTTCAGTGTTGTAAAAGTGTGCTGACTCGAGAACGGCGATCCGACGGCCGTGAGGTCCTGCGATGCCGAGGCGCGAAAGACGTGACTACACAATGGCGGACAGCAGGGTGTGGCGCCTTGGACCACCGTCACTATGTGTTCTCGAGTCGTGACGATCGACCTGGTCGCTGCCAGATTCGCGCCCCGCTTTTCATGATGTGGCTGCGGTGAGTTGGGCAACCATGCCTGAAAGCAGCCCACTGACCGACCCCTGACTGGTCATGGTCATGCGCAACCTGTCACCGTGAGTGACTACCCCGAGGATCAACTCGTTCTCGACCTTGGTGCTCATCACCGGTCCCCAGATCGCCTGCGCCGAAGCGTGAGTGCCGATGTCGCTGGATACACCGAGGTTTGTGATCTCGATGTCCGCGTTCGTGGCGGCGAGCATGGCCTGCTCGGCTCCCCCGGAATCAACCGGATTCAGCGCGGCCAGCGCCAAGACCGACCTACGTGTCGCCTCCAACGTCCGCGCAGTCGCCAACTGAGTTGTGGCGGCGTGGGCGAGTTCCCAGAACGCTGTTCGTGACGGACGGGAGAGAACGACGGAGGTCGCTGTGAAGCGAATGACTACATCGTCTTCGAGTCCGGCTGCGCCGCGCAGATCGATCGGCACATTGATTCGCACTCTGTCCCTGTTCGAGGCCTCGAACAGGGACGTCGCTGCGGCTGCGCACAACATCGATTGCACAGTGCAGGAATGCAAGCGAGCGCTCCGTCGGATCCGGTCGACGCTGACCTCGTCGAGTTCGGCGTGTCCCACGACAGGCGGAGCAGTCTCATCGAACGGCCGTAGCGATGCTGGAGCTGTCTGCACCATGTGTTCGCTGCCGGGCACCTCGTCCTGGACCGAAGGAATCGGTTCCGGTTCGACCAGCTGCATCAGGTCTTCTTGGCAGATCGGCACCTCACGCGTACTAATATCGTGACCATCCAGGATCGCAAGGAGATCATGCGCCGCGCCCAGAGCACCACGCCCGTCTGCAATCTGGTGCGAGAACGTAAGCACGATGGTGGTACGTCCCGGCGAAGGAGCATCAGGAACTAGTACCGCTCGCGCAAGTGGTCCCGGCGACGGCGGAATCGGCCGCGTCTGTTCGATGGCCGCCTGCGCGTGCCACGTGGATGCGGACGCTGTACGCAGCGGGATTGCGTTGTTCGAGAACCGAAAGAGCGGTCTCGATCCACTCCGGTCGATCATTGACGCAAGCAACGGATGCGCTTTCTGAAGACGACGTAGTGCCTCGTCGACCTCGCGCTCGCGTAGTACGCAGAGGCACTCGACAGCGAGCGAGAACTGCACCGGGTTTCGATGGATGTACAGATCGATGATTCGCTCGAACGCACCGAGCGGGCGTAGCTCGTGGCCTGACGCGGCAGTAGCGTTCATCGAAATCCTCTCGTCGGCGGCGGTCGAGGGCAGGCCGGGTTGCCGCATTGGTCGTCAACTGGCTGGTCCCTCTCAGCACATTTGAAACTGCGCCCCTGGGGCATGGTCAAATCGATGCCCGATATGTCATACCCGTGTGTCCAGGTCGGGTCTACGGCTCTCGCGGTGCCACGTCCTCGACCGCACAGCGGGATGATCGACGGTGCCCACAGCAGTAGTGGTCGTGTTCGAGGTGGCCGAGAAGTGTTGCCCAAAACTATCACGATCATCTAATATCTCGATTGTCGAGATACTTGGGAGGTTCAGTGAGTCGGATCGGTGACAGCCCCGCAGCTGAGGAATTCTTTTCGGGTACGACCGCGTGCTGGCGAAGTGGCCGCTACCCATCGACACCATCGACGTCGAATCCGACTACGGCACAACCCGAGTCAACGCCTGCGGATCCCTCGACGGACCTCCGGTGGTACTGCTGCCTGGCGGCGGAGCGACCTCGACCGTCTGGTTCGCCAACGTCGCGGCCCTGGCCCGGGGCAAGCGGGTCTTCGCAATCGACCCGATGGGTGAGCCCGGGCGAAGCGTGGTCGGTCGCAAACCGATCCGCACGGTCGATGACCTGATGTGCTGGCTCGATCAGGTTCTCGGCACTCTCGAGGTCACGCGGACCTCGGTTGTCGGACATGGGTACGGGGCAACGGTGGCACTCGAGTACGCGCTGCAACGGCCGGAGCGAGTCGGCACACTCGTCCTACTGGATCCCCCTTCGCGTTTCGCCGGCATGCGCCTGGCGTATCTTCTGCACGCGGTGCCTATTCTGGTGCGACCGACTCGCGAACGAATGCGTTCTCTGATCCGGTGGGAAACGCAGAACGCGCCGCTCGACGCCGACTGGCTCGATCTCACCGAGCGAGGCACCGACTTCCCGTCTGCGAAACCAGTGGTTCCACGCCGCCCCACAGGGAATCGATGGGCGACGCTGTCCGCGGACGTCACCATCGTCTTTGCCGGCGAGAGTAAGGTGCACAACAGTTTTCGCGTTGCCGACGCTGTCGGGAAAGTTCTCCCGAACGCACACACCGTCGTCCTGACCGGCTGCAGCCACCACATGTTGCCGATGCTGCCGGCCGGAGAACTCGATGCCGTTCTGCTGAGCGCCCTGAGCTGACACCTATCGTCTGATTGCCGCGAGCTGTATCCGAAGCAGCGATCGAGAAGGCGGGAACCCGCTGTTCTCGTTTACAACACTGGATTCATGTGAACTCCGGTCCCCGCACGATCGTACGGACTTGCAATGCTTTCGTGACACCGAACTTCACCTGACCCGATCCGAGCGGACGGTCGTGAACCGCGGCCTACAGGGGCAGAGCCACACGGACCAACGGCTGGACCGCGTCTCAATCGGGGCGGAATGCTCGGTTCGACTGCGCTCCTGCGCGTTTGACGGTGTCGGACTTCTCGCACTCGTAGCCGGCGAATACGTAGCTCTACACCGGTGGCGTGTTCGGCGTCGTCCTCGTGCTGTCGTCGATTCTGGTGGTGTGCGGCGCTGTTGATCGGCGGTGTAGTGATCGTCACTTCTCGCAACGACAGCTCTTCCGACGAAACCACCAGCAGCGCAGAGCTTTCCGGCTCAAACAACTGCGACCACAATGATCGACGCGTCATACCGACGCCGCGGTTGCGTCGATGACCCGTCCGAGCTGGAGGGGTGCTTCGATGTGAGCGAGATGACCGTTGCCGTCGAGCTGATGAATGCGCGCGGTCGGGATTCGGCTACTGATCCGATCGAATGATGTGCCGTACGGTTCGATCGAACGGTTGTGTTGGCCGATGATCAGGTCGACTCGCTCGACTTTTCCGGCCAGAACATCGGGCGGATGCGATGCGTCGAGCGCACTCAACTCTGCGTGCAGCGGTTCAGCGAGCTCGCACAGCGCCTTCCACTGCCCCTTGTCGGCCCGCAGGACATCGACGTGTTCGGCGGAGAAGCCGGAGATGTCGACGTTGACAATTTCGACACTCCTCCCCCGATTGCTCTGTGCTGCTGCGTCTTTCAAGTCAGACAATGCGTGTCGAGCAAAAGGCGGGATGACAGGTTCGTATGCGATGAGGTGCTCGACCGGATGTTCGTCTGCGGCGAGCAACGCGATCAGTCCGCCGTAACTCCACCCGAAGATGCTGACCGGCTCGGGAATCGTGCCCAGCACCCGCAGAAGATCGTCTACCTCGACGCCGATCGAGTAGTCAGCGGTCAGTGGCCCCGAAGGCCGTCGGCCTCGTCGATTGACGACGGAAACCGAGGGCCACGCCTTCACCGATCGCGCCACCGAGGACCAAGATTGAGCATCGCTCATCACCCCGGGGAGGATGAGAAGGCCTGGCAGGTCCGGGTTCCCGTAGACATCGACATTGACCCAGCTACCGCCGGACACGGGCACCGATTTCTGTATCGTTCGCTCCATATGGCAATTATGAAGCAATCGCTCTAAAATGCAAAGATGGCAACACCGTCACGTGGCAGGCCCTCGGCGTTCGACCGCGATCTCGTACTCCTGGGTGCTGCGCGGCTATTTTGGCGATACGGATTTTCCGGTACATCCACACGCGCACTCACCGATGCAACCGGCCTATCGACGTCGAGCCTGTACGCAGCCTTCGGCAGCAAGGCGGGATTGTTCGAGGAAACCGTCCGCACTTACACCGCCCCCTATCGCGACATCTACACCCGTGCAGTCGGTCTCGACTCGATCGCTGCGGTGATCGAGTCGATTCTGACGGACTCGGTTCTCGAGTTCACCGCCCCGTCCGAGACTCATCCCGGGTGTTTCGTGAGCAGTGCGGTCACGAACGACAGCGCTGACACGTTGGACGCCGCGCAATACATCTCCGAACTGCACCGCGGGAACGAACGCACGCTACTTACGCGAATCGAACACGCCATCGACGCGGGGGAACTACCAGTCGAGACATCGGCTCACGCAATCGTCGGATATGTCCAAGCGGTCTGGCACGGGCTCTCTGTCCAATCCCGAAACGCGGTGCCGCGGCACGCACTGATCTCGACTGCCAAGCTGGCCGCATCCTCCATTGTCGAGTACTGCAGGACCGAAAGCCGCGCAAAGGCATGACGGAAGACTGCCAGCCAAGTGCGGCAAACACAGTGAGGCGGTCCTGAGGGAGACCGATGTGCTCGAGCTCGACATCCTTGCGCTGCTGCAGAGTCCGGAGGCGGTCGCCGCGTTCGACCCCTACGCCCCTCTCATCACCGCGCGGACCGGGCCGCGGTTCGCACCCCTCCGCTCCCCTGTCGACATCACTCGGCTGGAGGCGTTCGGGGCGCTCTCGACGACAGGACGCAGTCACAGAACCTGCTCGACATGGGAACCAATGGCCGCCGGGGTGGCCCGCGGAGACGTCTCCATTATTGCGTTCACCGACCGCCTCGCGCGGTACGGTGACCGCGGGGATCGGTACGGCTCGAAAAGAATATCGGGGGATCATGACTTTGTTCGGTGTGCTCGATCGCGTATTGACTCGACGACTGCCCCTGGAGCCACCGGACGATCCTCATGCCGCGATCCTTCCGACCCCGATCGACAACGACGCCTTCTTCCTCACCCCTCCCAGCATCGAGGACCTCGCACCCGGTGTGGTGATCCGGCAGCGCACGACCCGCGGTCTGGTACCCCGGCCGCGAACCGCCCTGCATCAGTTCATGGTTCGATCGACCGACGCGCGGGGTCTCCCCGCCGGCGTCACCGCCTCGCTGCTGATCCCGAAACGGCCGTGGACCGGGCGCGGACCGCGGCCCGTCGTCGCCCACAACGTGGCCATCGATTCCCTCGGAGCCAAGAGCACGCCGTCGTACCGGCTCGTGCACGGTGTCGGCGCCGACCTCCCGCCGGTGATGCCGCTCTGGCTCGCCCGCGGATACGCCGTCCTCGTCGCCGATCACCAAGGCCCGCGGATGTCGTACTCCGAAGGCACGATGGCCGCGCATGCCGTCCTGGACTCACTCCGCGGGATGACGGTCGTCGCCCCGGAGCTCGCCGACAGCCCAGTAGTGGCCTACGGCTACAGCGGCGGCGCGATCGCCACCACGTGGACGGCGCAACTGCAGCCGAGGTACGCGCCGGACGTGAGGTTGGCTGGCGCCGTCGCCGGTGGTACGCCCACCGACTTCTCGATGCTGCTGGACACCATGAACGGCACCGTCGCGGCCGGCCTGCTGGGTGCGGCAACCATGGGTCTCGCCCGTGAGCACCCCGAGATGGTGGAGCTGTTCGGCCCGAAGGCGCTGCTGTTGGCGTCCTGGGTGAAGGACATGTCCGTCCTACCCCTGGCCTTGGGCGGGTTGGTACGCATGCGAATCGAGGACTTGGCGTCCGAGCCCGACCCGTTCGACTCCGACATCGCGCGGCGGGTGATCGCCGCGAACCGTCCAGGCACCGACGCGCCGTCGGCGCCGGTCGCGTTCTTCCACGGTTCCGCGAGCAAGATGATCGGCGACCGCTTCATCCCCGAGACCGGCGTGACTGCCCTGATCGAGCAGTGGCGCAGCAAGGGTGCCAACGTGCACTACGAGCCCGTGGCAGGCGACCACTTCATCGGTGCCATGACTGGTCTGCCATTCGTGTTGCGTTGGACCGCAAAGCAATTTGCGGTCAACGGTTCGGGCTAGCCCGCCGCCCGCCGAGTTCGGCGGGATAGGTCAACATCGCGCCGATCATGGCGGTGCACACATGCGGCGTGGCGAGGTCGCTGGCTGGCGTAGGTGCACGCCAGCGCGACCTGGTACACATCGTGCATGACAACACCGGCCGGATGGCACCCCGACCCCGAAAAATCCGGACAGCTCCGGTGGTGGGACGGACGTCAATGGACCTCCGCCACCCAGCCTCCGCCGCAAGCCCCGCTACCACAACCCACACTCGAACCCACACCGTCCACACCCTTGGACAAACGCCGGAGTTACGTCCTCGGCGGACTCGCCATCGTCGTCGTCGGCGGGATCATCGGGACCTTCGCCTGGCAAGGAGCGGAAGACGAGACCCGTTCGGCCACCCAGTCTTCCGAGTCCTTTCCCACGGCCGCCGCGACGAACACGACCACGCCTCAGTCGACAACGAGCACCGCAACTCGGCCGACGTCCATGCCAGCAGCCCAACCGGACGTTGCCGAGTACTGGCAACGCGTCGACCGCGACGGCTACATCACTCTCAACGTCTGGGGCAGCTACACCCCAGCGCAACTCGAAGCGACGTTCATGGACGTGCGCGCTCGCTACACCAGCACAAGAGAGGAAGGCGGCTGGTTCGTCTCCATCGACTGCGGTCAGGGAATGGATGCCGAAGGCGGCGGACGAATCGCCAACGGAAAATTTGCCCTCGACGCATTGGGCGCCGCACAGACCGGGTTGCGACCCGGCGGATCCGACTTCGAAATGCTCGCTTCGCCCGCTGCGTGCCCAACCGCCCAAGCGCCAACGAGTGCGGTGAGCGCTCAAGACGTCGTCGATGCCGTCACCGCCGCCGGACTCCCGCGCGAGACCCCAGAACCAACACGGGGTTCTGTGCCGACTCAGGATGCGTCCAACTCGTGACAACAGACGACTTCTCGGTCTACCAGTACGTTGACGAGGTCGCCGCCACCCGAATGGCGACCGCCTTCCCCCTCACCCACCAAGTGGGACTCCTCTTCATGCGCTTCACCCAGGGGGGCAGCAATCCGACAGACCCGGCGTTGATCCCCCAATACTCAGCGATCCTGGACGAGGTCACAGGGTAGGTTGGTCGAGTCAGGCTCTTGAATTGGTGGCCGTTGCGGGTTCGGTGCCCGGCTCCGGGTCGGTGCCGGGAGCGTCGGGGATGGTGCCGTGATCGGGGCGAACAGCTTGCGGACCTCGAATGCGGTCTCGGCGTCACCCAGTTGTCCACTCAGATACGTGCAAGGCTACTGAAGCTCACGGCACAACCCGAAACCCACTGTCCTGGTCCAGAAATCTGGATCCATATGGACTCTGGTGCCCCCAGTCGGACTCGAACCGACACTGTGCGGATTTTAAGTCCGCTGCCTCTGCCAATTGGGCTATAGGGGCCGTACTGCCTATATCTTGATCGACATCGCGATGCCGTCGAGGATGTCGTGCTCACTGACGGTCAAAGAGCTTACGGCACCGCGTCGCTCGAATTCCTCGGCCAGCACGCTGCACACAATTGCTCCGCCGCCGATGACGTCGACCCGTCCGGGGTGCATGGGGCCCAACGCACTTCGCTGCGTGTGGGTCATTCCGATCAGTCGCTCGCACACCTCGAAGAGCTGATCGAACGGCACACGCGAGAGGTGCACTTCGTCGGCGTCGTACTCGGGCAGTTCCTTGGCAATAGCCGCGATGGTGGTCATCGTGCCGGCCACCCCGACCCAGCTCGAGGCGTCGCCGATCGATACTTCCTCGAATGCCTCGGCCAACTTCTCGCGGGCATACTCACGCGCGCCGTTGATTTCGTCGGCGGTGGGCGGGTCGCTGTGCAAGAAGCGCTCGGTCAGGCGCACACAGCCGATGTTCGCCGAGAACGCGGACTTCACGCCTTTCGCGTCGCCCAGTACGAGTTCGGTGGAGCCTCCGCCGAGATCGACGACGACGAAAGGCCCTGCGGCAGCGTCGAGTTCACCCACGGCACCGGCGAAGGACAACCGGGCCTCTTCGTCGCCGGTGATCACTTCGGCCTCGGCACCGGGGATGACTTTACCGAGTACCTCGCGCACCATCGAGAAGAAG is part of the Rhodococcus sp. SBT000017 genome and harbors:
- a CDS encoding FAD-binding oxidoreductase; protein product: MDTAREPNLEKFARDATGFAVLTPEDPAYDGSTEIWNGSVTARPRVLVRATRAEHVQEALRIAAQSNMPVSVKSGGHDWAGRALAAGGLTVDLSAMREVRIDVDRRLARLGGGARLADVVDAAGAHGLAAATGTYSDVGYTGWAIGGGYGPLSGIVGLGADNIVEAQLVTAEGSIVTASQQQDADLLWAIRGGGGNFGVITELTVRLHPLPKVAVGAVMFGADQMEAALARLDSVLDAAPGELSVQSAIMAGDDGSPSLTLSLTWASTFGGEADHWFGRLAGLGTPATRFDVTTPSEALHALDGQFPNGLHYVIRTADVAAISPAVAAALTTAAHSSSTGAISLHRLHGAATRVAAHDTPFALRDKHYMVEIIGIAESAEGLQAQRSWADSVLDDLQPHILPAGYVNLLAPEETARAAAAYDGNLERLLAVKRRLDPNGLFKATPFPLHR
- a CDS encoding peptide synthetase codes for the protein MNATAASGHELRPLGAFERIIDLYIHRNPVQFSLAVECLCVLREREVDEALRRLQKAHPLLASMIDRSGSRPLFRFSNNAIPLRTASASTWHAQAAIEQTRPIPPSPGPLARAVLVPDAPSPGRTTIVLTFSHQIADGRGALGAAHDLLAILDGHDISTREVPICQEDLMQLVEPEPIPSVQDEVPGSEHMVQTAPASLRPFDETAPPVVGHAELDEVSVDRIRRSARLHSCTVQSMLCAAAATSLFEASNRDRVRINVPIDLRGAAGLEDDVVIRFTATSVVLSRPSRTAFWELAHAATTQLATARTLEATRRSVLALAALNPVDSGGAEQAMLAATNADIEITNLGVSSDIGTHASAQAIWGPVMSTKVENELILGVVTHGDRLRMTMTSQGSVSGLLSGMVAQLTAATS
- a CDS encoding alpha/beta fold hydrolase, which encodes MLAKWPLPIDTIDVESDYGTTRVNACGSLDGPPVVLLPGGGATSTVWFANVAALARGKRVFAIDPMGEPGRSVVGRKPIRTVDDLMCWLDQVLGTLEVTRTSVVGHGYGATVALEYALQRPERVGTLVLLDPPSRFAGMRLAYLLHAVPILVRPTRERMRSLIRWETQNAPLDADWLDLTERGTDFPSAKPVVPRRPTGNRWATLSADVTIVFAGESKVHNSFRVADAVGKVLPNAHTVVLTGCSHHMLPMLPAGELDAVLLSALS
- a CDS encoding alpha/beta fold hydrolase: MERTIQKSVPVSGGSWVNVDVYGNPDLPGLLILPGVMSDAQSWSSVARSVKAWPSVSVVNRRGRRPSGPLTADYSIGVEVDDLLRVLGTIPEPVSIFGWSYGGLIALLAADEHPVEHLIAYEPVIPPFARHALSDLKDAAAQSNRGRSVEIVNVDISGFSAEHVDVLRADKGQWKALCELAEPLHAELSALDASHPPDVLAGKVERVDLIIGQHNRSIEPYGTSFDRISSRIPTARIHQLDGNGHLAHIEAPLQLGRVIDATAASV
- a CDS encoding TetR/AcrR family transcriptional regulator, with protein sequence MATPSRGRPSAFDRDLVLLGAARLFWRYGFSGTSTRALTDATGLSTSSLYAAFGSKAGLFEETVRTYTAPYRDIYTRAVGLDSIAAVIESILTDSVLEFTAPSETHPGCFVSSAVTNDSADTLDAAQYISELHRGNERTLLTRIEHAIDAGELPVETSAHAIVGYVQAVWHGLSVQSRNAVPRHALISTAKLAASSIVEYCRTESRAKA
- a CDS encoding lipase family protein, with product MTLFGVLDRVLTRRLPLEPPDDPHAAILPTPIDNDAFFLTPPSIEDLAPGVVIRQRTTRGLVPRPRTALHQFMVRSTDARGLPAGVTASLLIPKRPWTGRGPRPVVAHNVAIDSLGAKSTPSYRLVHGVGADLPPVMPLWLARGYAVLVADHQGPRMSYSEGTMAAHAVLDSLRGMTVVAPELADSPVVAYGYSGGAIATTWTAQLQPRYAPDVRLAGAVAGGTPTDFSMLLDTMNGTVAAGLLGAATMGLAREHPEMVELFGPKALLLASWVKDMSVLPLALGGLVRMRIEDLASEPDPFDSDIARRVIAANRPGTDAPSAPVAFFHGSASKMIGDRFIPETGVTALIEQWRSKGANVHYEPVAGDHFIGAMTGLPFVLRWTAKQFAVNGSG
- a CDS encoding DUF2510 domain-containing protein, whose translation is MTTPAGWHPDPEKSGQLRWWDGRQWTSATQPPPQAPLPQPTLEPTPSTPLDKRRSYVLGGLAIVVVGGIIGTFAWQGAEDETRSATQSSESFPTAAATNTTTPQSTTSTATRPTSMPAAQPDVAEYWQRVDRDGYITLNVWGSYTPAQLEATFMDVRARYTSTREEGGWFVSIDCGQGMDAEGGGRIANGKFALDALGAAQTGLRPGGSDFEMLASPAACPTAQAPTSAVSAQDVVDAVTAAGLPRETPEPTRGSVPTQDASNS
- a CDS encoding Ppx/GppA phosphatase family protein, giving the protein MTRVAAIDCGTNSIRLLVADNNGKSLADVAREMRVVRLGQGVDATGAFVPEAIERTRVALVEYAEIIRKTGATAVRMVATSATRDASNREDFFSMVREVLGKVIPGAEAEVITGDEEARLSFAGAVGELDAAAGPFVVVDLGGGSTELVLGDAKGVKSAFSANIGCVRLTERFLHSDPPTADEINGAREYAREKLAEAFEEVSIGDASSWVGVAGTMTTIAAIAKELPEYDADEVHLSRVPFDQLFEVCERLIGMTHTQRSALGPMHPGRVDVIGGGAIVCSVLAEEFERRGAVSSLTVSEHDILDGIAMSIKI